Proteins from one Ornithobacterium rhinotracheale genomic window:
- the dnaN gene encoding DNA polymerase III subunit beta gives MKFIVASSTLQKHLQMLGSVINSSNTLAILDNFLFDLDHNQLKITATDLETTISTVIEVQSEDVESICVPSKILLDTLKTFPDQPLTFLKREDNQLEIVSDQGKYQLSYLSSEDFPETPALPDVSSTTIPSDVLVEAINKTIFATSNDTHRPVMTGVYFEWNSNFLQFVGTDAHRLVKYTRNDLHSTDGSEFIMPKKPMNILKNILPSGEDVIVDYNENNARFSVGNLTITCRLVDGKYPAYGAVIPKENPKVMTINRTMFLNSLRRVSIFANKSTYLVRLKLNGNQLTINSEDTDFANKAEEKLPCDYHGEEFQIGFNAKFLSEILQNLQSEDITLSMSEPSRAGIIKPVGDLEEGEEILMLVMPLMLSAK, from the coding sequence ATGAAATTTATCGTTGCGAGTTCGACATTGCAAAAGCACCTACAAATGCTAGGTAGCGTCATAAATTCAAGCAATACTTTAGCTATTTTAGACAATTTTTTGTTTGATTTAGATCACAATCAATTGAAAATCACTGCAACAGATTTAGAAACCACCATTTCAACCGTGATCGAAGTTCAATCAGAAGATGTGGAATCTATTTGCGTGCCTTCAAAGATTTTGCTTGATACGCTTAAAACTTTCCCAGACCAGCCTTTAACTTTCTTAAAAAGAGAAGATAATCAATTAGAAATCGTTTCTGATCAAGGTAAATACCAGCTATCTTATCTTTCGTCTGAGGATTTTCCAGAAACACCAGCTTTGCCAGATGTAAGCTCCACAACAATCCCGAGCGATGTCTTGGTAGAGGCGATTAACAAAACTATTTTTGCAACGAGCAACGATACTCATCGCCCTGTGATGACAGGTGTTTATTTCGAATGGAATAGCAATTTCCTACAATTTGTGGGAACAGATGCACACCGCTTGGTGAAATATACAAGAAATGATTTACATTCAACAGATGGTTCGGAATTCATTATGCCTAAAAAGCCTATGAATATCTTAAAAAATATTTTGCCCTCTGGAGAAGATGTGATTGTGGACTATAACGAAAACAATGCAAGATTTAGCGTAGGGAATTTGACCATTACTTGCCGATTGGTAGATGGGAAATATCCTGCTTATGGTGCTGTGATCCCGAAAGAAAATCCAAAAGTGATGACTATCAACCGTACGATGTTCTTGAACTCGCTACGCCGTGTATCTATCTTTGCCAATAAATCAACTTATCTTGTAAGATTAAAACTAAATGGTAATCAATTAACCATCAACTCAGAAGATACGGATTTTGCAAACAAGGCTGAGGAAAAATTGCCATGCGACTACCATGGAGAAGAATTCCAAATTGGATTTAATGCTAAATTCTTGTCTGAAATCTTACAAAATTTACAAAGCGAAGACATTACACTTTCTATGTCTGAGCCAAGCCGTGCGGGTATCATAAAACCTGTGGGAGACTTGGAAGAAGGCGAAGAAATCTTAATGCTTGTGATGCCACTAATGCTTTCAGCTAAATAA